A part of Pararoseomonas sp. SCSIO 73927 genomic DNA contains:
- a CDS encoding fumarylacetoacetate hydrolase family protein produces the protein MTVPVVGSEAAFPVRRVYCIGRNYAAHAREMGSDPTREPPFFFQKPADAVQFVAPGTVGDHPYPTLTRNYHYEVELVAALKSGGRNIPADRALEHVYGYALGLDMTRRDLQRGMGDQKKPWEVGKSFDRSAPIGPIHPVAGTGHFTKGAISLAVNGQVKQNADLSMMIWSVAEQIANLSQAFELKAGDIIYSGTPENVGPVVPGDVILCKIEGLPDLSVRITPAQA, from the coding sequence ATGACGGTGCCGGTGGTCGGCAGCGAAGCCGCTTTTCCCGTGCGCCGCGTCTACTGCATCGGCCGCAACTACGCCGCCCACGCGCGGGAGATGGGCAGCGACCCGACGCGCGAGCCGCCCTTCTTCTTCCAGAAGCCGGCGGACGCGGTGCAGTTCGTCGCGCCCGGCACGGTGGGGGACCATCCCTACCCGACGCTGACGCGCAACTACCACTACGAGGTGGAGTTGGTCGCCGCGCTGAAGTCCGGCGGGCGGAACATCCCCGCCGACCGCGCGCTTGAGCACGTCTACGGCTACGCGCTGGGCCTGGACATGACGCGGCGCGACCTGCAGCGCGGCATGGGCGACCAAAAGAAGCCCTGGGAGGTTGGCAAGTCCTTCGACCGCTCCGCCCCCATCGGGCCAATCCATCCGGTGGCCGGCACAGGGCACTTCACGAAGGGCGCCATCTCGCTCGCCGTGAACGGCCAGGTGAAGCAGAACGCGGACCTGTCGATGATGATCTGGAGCGTGGCGGAGCAGATCGCCAACCTGTCCCAGGCCTTCGAGCTGAAGGCAGGCGACATCATCTACTCCGGAACGCCGGAGAATGTCGGGCCGGTGGTGCCGGGCGACGTGATCCTCTGCAAGATCGAGGGGCTGCCCGACCTCTCGGTGCGGATCACGCCGGCGCAGGCCTGA
- the dps gene encoding DNA starvation/stationary phase protection protein Dps, with translation MATKTEAGKVPGKIPTRNDTPSNGKAVSIGVLQACLVDMADLTNSTKQAHWNVKGSHFYGLHKMFEEFYTVLNEQTDEIAERAVQLGGIPDGTTETIGSTKRIERYDSKLLDGLEHCAALADRYAQMAKELREGIDQTDEAGDADTSDLLTQVSRELDKMLWMIEAHLQGKD, from the coding sequence GTGGCGACCAAGACCGAAGCCGGCAAGGTTCCCGGCAAGATCCCCACCCGCAACGACACCCCGAGCAACGGCAAGGCCGTTTCTATCGGCGTGCTGCAGGCCTGCCTCGTCGACATGGCCGACCTGACCAACTCCACAAAGCAGGCGCACTGGAACGTCAAGGGCAGCCACTTCTACGGCCTGCACAAGATGTTCGAGGAGTTCTACACGGTCCTCAACGAGCAGACGGACGAGATCGCGGAGCGCGCGGTCCAGCTCGGCGGCATCCCGGACGGCACGACGGAGACGATCGGCTCCACCAAGCGGATCGAGCGCTACGATAGCAAGCTGCTGGACGGGCTGGAGCACTGCGCGGCGCTGGCCGACCGCTACGCCCAGATGGCGAAGGAGCTGCGCGAGGGCATCGACCAGACGGACGAGGCCGGCGACGCCGACACCTCCGACCTTCTGACCCAGGTCTCCCGCGAGCTCGACAAGATGCTGTGGATGATCGAGGCCCACCTGCAGGGCAAGGATTGA
- a CDS encoding MFS transporter — MPAPDAFIPFRNPAFRMLWIATTVSNIGGWVQNTGAGWLMTSLTTSPLMVSLVQVASMLPVFLLALPAGALADIMDRRRFLILTQVWILVTAMILCALTATGMLGPWGLLALTFCIGVGAAANFPAFGATTPELVRREDLVQAIVLNSMGFNLARAVGPALGGLVLGWAGAEVAFALNAACFLYLTVALLLWRREPDRNETPREGLGDAIASGLRYVVASPVMRGVILRATACFFAGTAVWGLMPVLVRYRLGLGPGTFGLLLGAMGAGAVMAGFFLPALRRRLSLSNTVVVCSSCVGLAMIALGLSSHWLPAGLAMLFYGASWLGMTSTLSAAAQLGARPWVRARAIGLFQVATFGAMALGSVCGGVGAAFVGVPATLIASGAIGIALAIATRRLPMEAAPPPPTAALPAEPVPDAPAPEILRSLASDEARLLESVRYRVPASSRPAFLAAMGEVRGVRLRAGAIVWRLYEDVAHPERYVELWAVRSWTDHLREQSRLSEQDHATLAAAAAFQEAGSAPEAERFVQLPV, encoded by the coding sequence ATGCCCGCCCCCGACGCCTTCATCCCCTTCCGGAACCCCGCCTTCCGGATGCTCTGGATCGCGACCACGGTCAGCAACATCGGCGGATGGGTGCAGAACACCGGGGCGGGGTGGCTGATGACCTCCCTCACCACCTCCCCCCTCATGGTCAGCCTCGTGCAGGTGGCCTCCATGCTGCCGGTCTTCCTCCTCGCCCTGCCGGCAGGGGCGCTGGCGGACATCATGGACCGGCGGCGATTCCTCATCCTCACCCAGGTCTGGATCCTGGTCACCGCCATGATCCTCTGCGCCCTCACCGCCACGGGGATGCTCGGCCCCTGGGGGCTGCTGGCGCTCACCTTCTGCATCGGCGTCGGCGCCGCGGCCAACTTCCCGGCCTTCGGCGCCACCACGCCGGAGCTCGTCCGGCGCGAAGACCTGGTCCAGGCCATCGTCCTCAACTCCATGGGCTTCAACCTCGCCCGCGCGGTCGGCCCGGCGCTTGGTGGGCTGGTGCTGGGCTGGGCGGGGGCGGAGGTGGCCTTCGCCCTCAACGCCGCCTGCTTCCTCTACCTCACCGTCGCCCTCCTCCTCTGGCGCCGCGAGCCGGATCGGAACGAGACCCCGCGCGAGGGCCTGGGGGACGCCATCGCCAGCGGCCTGCGTTACGTGGTCGCCAGCCCCGTCATGCGCGGCGTCATCCTGCGCGCCACGGCCTGCTTCTTTGCAGGCACGGCCGTCTGGGGCCTGATGCCGGTGCTGGTGCGCTACCGCCTCGGTCTCGGCCCCGGCACCTTCGGGCTCCTGCTCGGCGCCATGGGCGCGGGCGCCGTGATGGCCGGCTTCTTCCTGCCGGCCCTCCGCCGCCGCCTCTCGCTCTCCAACACCGTTGTCGTCTGCTCCTCCTGCGTCGGGCTCGCCATGATCGCCCTCGGCCTCTCCAGCCACTGGCTGCCCGCCGGGCTCGCCATGCTCTTCTACGGCGCCTCCTGGCTCGGCATGACCTCCACCCTCAGCGCCGCCGCCCAGCTCGGCGCCCGGCCCTGGGTGCGCGCCCGCGCCATCGGCCTCTTCCAGGTCGCCACCTTCGGCGCCATGGCCCTGGGATCCGTCTGCGGCGGGGTGGGCGCGGCCTTCGTGGGCGTCCCCGCCACCCTCATCGCCTCCGGCGCCATCGGGATCGCCCTGGCCATCGCCACCCGCCGCCTGCCAATGGAGGCCGCGCCCCCGCCCCCCACCGCCGCCCTGCCCGCCGAGCCGGTGCCGGACGCCCCGGCGCCGGAAATCCTGCGCAGCCTCGCCAGCGACGAGGCCCGCCTGCTCGAATCCGTGCGCTACAGGGTCCCCGCCTCCTCCCGCCCCGCCTTCCTGGCGGCCATGGGAGAGGTGCGCGGGGTGCGGCTGCGCGCGGGCGCGATCGTGTGGCGCCTCTACGAGGACGTGGCCCACCCCGAGCGCTACGTGGAGCTCTGGGCCGTCCGTTCCTGGACAGACCACCTGCGGGAACAGTCGCGCCTGTCCGAGCAGGACCACGCGACGCTCGCCGCCGCCGCCGCCTTCCAGGAAGCCGGATCGGCGCCGGAGGCGGAGCGCTTCGTGCAGCTACCGGTCTGA
- a CDS encoding ABC transporter ATP-binding protein has product MLKRFFAYYRPHRRLFLLDFGCAVLSGVLELGFPIAVKLFVDRLLPGQDWALIGLASAGLLAVYLLNAGLMAVVTYWGHMLGINIETEMRRRAFAHLQKLSFSYFDNNKTGHIVARLTKDLEEIGEVAHHGPEDLFIAVMTFLGAFALMFAVNPQLALITAAVVPVTGWLTARFGGRMTRNWHAIYGRVGGFNARIEENVGGIRVVQAFANEEHEKRLFAQDNAAYRTTKLEAYRLMAASGSLSYMSMRLTQLVVMVAGSLFVMRGELSAGGFVGFLLLVGVFFRPVEKINSVIETYPKGIAGFRRYTELLDTAPDIVDRPGARQVSGLAGEIRYEGVHFGYAAPAADARPVLDGIDLHIRPGETVAFVGPSGAGKTTLLSLLPRFYEVAGGRITVDGIDVRDMTLASLRGQIGIVQQDVFLFGGTIRENIAYGRLGASEAEILEAARRARLDGVIAALPDGLDTVIGERGVKLSGGQKQRLAIARIFLKNPPILILDEATSALDTETERAIQESLRELSEGRTSLVIAHRLATIRDADRIVVVDAGRVVEQGRHGELLGRGGVYSRLAAVQRAG; this is encoded by the coding sequence ATGCTGAAGCGCTTTTTCGCCTACTACCGGCCCCACCGCCGGCTGTTCCTGCTGGATTTCGGCTGCGCCGTGCTCTCGGGCGTGCTGGAGCTGGGCTTCCCGATCGCCGTGAAGCTCTTCGTGGACCGGCTGCTGCCCGGGCAGGACTGGGCGCTGATCGGGCTGGCCTCGGCGGGGCTACTGGCGGTGTACCTGCTGAACGCGGGGCTGATGGCGGTGGTGACCTACTGGGGCCACATGCTCGGCATCAACATCGAGACGGAGATGCGGCGGCGGGCCTTCGCGCACCTGCAGAAGCTCTCCTTCTCCTACTTCGACAACAACAAGACCGGGCACATCGTGGCCCGGCTGACGAAGGACCTGGAGGAGATCGGGGAGGTGGCCCATCACGGGCCGGAGGACCTGTTCATCGCCGTGATGACCTTCCTCGGCGCCTTCGCGCTGATGTTCGCGGTGAACCCGCAGCTGGCGCTGATCACGGCAGCGGTGGTCCCGGTCACGGGCTGGCTGACGGCGCGGTTCGGCGGGCGGATGACGCGGAACTGGCACGCGATCTACGGGCGGGTGGGCGGCTTCAACGCCCGGATAGAGGAGAATGTGGGCGGCATCCGCGTGGTGCAGGCCTTCGCGAACGAGGAGCACGAGAAGCGGCTCTTCGCGCAGGACAACGCCGCCTACCGCACGACGAAGCTGGAGGCCTACCGGCTGATGGCGGCCAGCGGCTCGCTCTCCTACATGTCCATGCGGCTGACGCAGCTGGTGGTGATGGTGGCCGGCAGCCTCTTCGTCATGCGCGGGGAGCTCTCGGCGGGCGGGTTCGTGGGCTTCCTGCTGCTGGTGGGGGTGTTCTTCCGGCCGGTGGAGAAGATCAACTCCGTCATCGAGACCTACCCCAAGGGCATCGCGGGGTTCCGCCGCTACACGGAGCTGCTGGACACGGCGCCGGACATCGTGGACCGGCCCGGCGCGCGGCAGGTCTCCGGGCTGGCGGGCGAGATCCGCTACGAGGGCGTGCACTTCGGCTATGCCGCCCCGGCGGCCGATGCCCGGCCGGTGCTGGACGGCATCGACCTGCATATACGCCCCGGAGAGACGGTGGCCTTCGTCGGGCCGAGCGGGGCGGGCAAGACCACCCTCCTCTCCCTGCTGCCGCGCTTCTACGAAGTGGCGGGCGGGCGAATCACGGTGGACGGGATCGACGTGCGGGACATGACCCTCGCCTCCCTGCGCGGGCAGATCGGGATCGTGCAGCAGGACGTCTTCCTGTTCGGGGGCACGATCCGGGAGAACATCGCCTATGGCCGCCTGGGCGCGAGCGAGGCGGAGATTCTGGAAGCGGCGCGGCGGGCGCGGCTGGACGGGGTGATCGCGGCATTGCCGGATGGGCTGGACACGGTGATCGGGGAGCGGGGCGTGAAGCTCTCCGGCGGGCAGAAGCAGCGGCTGGCCATCGCGCGCATCTTCCTGAAGAACCCGCCGATCCTGATCCTGGACGAGGCGACTTCCGCCCTGGACACGGAGACGGAGCGGGCCATTCAGGAGTCCCTGCGGGAGCTGTCCGAAGGGCGGACCAGCCTCGTGATCGCGCACCGGCTGGCGACGATCCGGGACGCGGACCGCATCGTGGTCGTGGATGCCGGGCGCGTGGTGGAGCAGGGACGGCACGGGGAACTGCTCGGGCGGGGCGGGGTGTATTCCCGGCTGGCGGCGGTGCAGCGCGCCGGTTGA
- the parE gene encoding DNA topoisomerase IV subunit B, which translates to MNDLFGGRAPKGPAQQSYSAADIEVLEGLEPVRRRPGMYIGGTDENALHHLASEVIDNAMDEAVAGHADRIEVVLEADNWLTVRDNGRGIPVDPHPKFPKLSALEVILTTLHSGGKFSGKAYDTSGGLHGVGSSVVNALSERMEVEVARDRTLFTQAYSRGKPLAKLKNAGPVQNRRGTTIRFRPDPEIFGKQHFLAARLYRFCRSKAYLYKGVEIRWSCDPALVKDETPSQAVLHFPGGLADYLATSIAGRPTVVPNPWTGEVTFPGGAGRAEWAATWLEGGEAFLSTYANTIPTPQGGTHETGFRNALVKGLRAYGELKKEKRAASVTAEDLFGGLAGTVSVFIREPQFQGQTKDKLTSPEAARLVENGLRDHFDHWLTGDTRTADNLLAWAVERAEDRIRRREQKDTPRKSATRRLRLPGKLADCSSENAASTELFLVEGDSAGGSAKQARDRATQAVLPLRGKILNVASASTEKLRGNQELRDLVEALGCGVGERFDLAKLRYGRVIVMTDADVDGAHIAALLMTFFYKELPALVREGKVFLAQPPLYRLQHGAKSVYARDDADRERILKREFKANQKVEVSRFKGLGEMPPASLKETTMDPRKRTLLRVVLPQEARAETADLIEALMGRKPELRFRFIQENASKLDEAEVDV; encoded by the coding sequence ATGAACGATCTATTCGGTGGCCGCGCCCCCAAGGGTCCGGCCCAGCAGAGCTATTCCGCGGCCGACATCGAGGTGCTGGAAGGGCTGGAGCCCGTCCGCCGCCGCCCCGGCATGTATATCGGCGGCACGGACGAGAACGCGCTGCACCACCTCGCCTCCGAGGTGATCGACAACGCCATGGACGAGGCGGTGGCCGGCCATGCCGATCGCATCGAGGTGGTGCTGGAGGCCGACAACTGGCTGACCGTGCGGGACAATGGCCGCGGCATTCCCGTGGACCCGCACCCGAAGTTCCCGAAGCTCTCGGCGCTGGAGGTGATCCTCACGACCCTTCACTCCGGCGGCAAGTTCTCCGGCAAGGCCTACGACACCTCGGGCGGGTTGCACGGCGTCGGCTCCTCGGTGGTGAATGCTCTGTCCGAGCGGATGGAGGTGGAGGTCGCGCGCGACCGCACCCTGTTCACCCAGGCCTATTCCCGCGGGAAGCCGCTGGCGAAGCTGAAGAACGCCGGGCCGGTCCAGAACCGCCGCGGCACCACCATCCGCTTCCGGCCGGACCCGGAGATCTTCGGCAAGCAGCACTTCCTGGCGGCGCGGCTCTACCGGTTCTGCCGGTCCAAGGCCTACCTCTACAAGGGCGTGGAGATCCGCTGGTCCTGCGATCCCGCCCTGGTGAAGGACGAGACCCCTTCCCAGGCGGTGCTGCACTTCCCGGGCGGGCTGGCCGACTACCTCGCCACCTCCATCGCCGGCCGGCCCACCGTGGTGCCCAACCCCTGGACCGGCGAGGTGACCTTCCCCGGCGGGGCCGGCCGCGCGGAGTGGGCGGCCACCTGGCTGGAGGGCGGCGAGGCCTTCCTCAGCACCTACGCCAACACCATCCCCACCCCGCAGGGCGGCACGCACGAGACGGGCTTCCGCAACGCCCTGGTGAAGGGCCTGCGCGCCTATGGCGAGCTGAAGAAGGAGAAGCGCGCCGCGAGCGTGACGGCGGAGGACCTGTTCGGCGGCCTCGCCGGCACCGTCTCCGTCTTCATCCGCGAGCCGCAGTTTCAGGGCCAGACGAAGGATAAGCTCACCTCTCCCGAGGCCGCCCGCCTCGTCGAGAACGGGCTTCGCGACCACTTCGACCACTGGCTGACGGGCGATACGCGCACCGCGGACAACCTGCTGGCCTGGGCCGTGGAGCGCGCCGAGGACCGCATCCGCCGGCGCGAGCAGAAGGACACGCCGCGCAAGTCCGCCACCCGCCGGCTGCGCCTGCCGGGCAAGCTGGCGGATTGCAGCAGCGAGAACGCGGCCAGCACGGAGCTTTTCCTGGTTGAGGGTGACTCCGCCGGCGGCTCCGCCAAGCAGGCGCGGGACCGCGCGACCCAGGCGGTGCTGCCGCTGCGCGGCAAGATCCTGAACGTCGCCTCCGCCTCCACGGAGAAGCTTCGTGGCAACCAGGAGCTGCGCGACCTCGTGGAGGCCCTGGGCTGCGGCGTCGGCGAGCGCTTCGACCTCGCGAAGCTGCGCTACGGCCGCGTCATCGTCATGACCGACGCGGACGTGGACGGCGCCCACATCGCCGCCCTGCTGATGACTTTCTTCTACAAGGAGCTGCCGGCCCTGGTGCGGGAGGGCAAGGTCTTCCTCGCCCAGCCGCCCCTCTACCGCCTGCAGCACGGCGCCAAGTCGGTCTACGCGCGGGACGACGCGGACCGCGAGCGCATCCTGAAGCGCGAGTTCAAGGCGAACCAGAAGGTCGAGGTCTCCCGCTTCAAGGGCCTCGGCGAGATGCCGCCCGCCTCGCTGAAGGAGACGACGATGGACCCGAGGAAGCGCACGCTCCTCCGGGTGGTGCTGCCGCAGGAGGCGCGGGCCGAGACCGCCGACCTGATCGAGGCGCTGATGGGCCGAAAGCCGGAGCTGCGCTTCCGGTTCATTCAGGAGAACGCGTCCAAGCTGGACGAGGCCGAAGTGGACGTCTGA